A region of the Chloroflexota bacterium genome:
GCCCGATACGCCACAACAGGCGCGCCGCCAAGGCGGCAGCGGCCTGCAGGCTCGCCGGGGAGACCTTATCCACCGTGTCGGCCGTGGTATGTCCCCACCCCCGGCCGCCCCCGCCACCCCGCCAGACGGCCACCGCCGCCGATGGGATCCCCTG
Encoded here:
- a CDS encoding peptidase M28 codes for the protein QGIPSAAVAVWRGGGGGRGWGHTTADTVDKVSPASLQAAAALAARLLWRIGLDAEPWPGHRTPEEVKAALQKEGLEEVMRLEGRWPF